One genomic region from Deinococcus budaensis encodes:
- a CDS encoding ribonuclease R family protein has protein sequence MTSASPAVPDLTPAQRTEVELVARGKQPKSRTLRELGQPETPEAAHALLLRLGLWDEARTPYADRLGAALQPVTLEVPPFAEEPRLDLTHLPAYAIDDEGNRDPDDAVGIEALGGGLTRLWVHVADVAALAPAGSPLDEEARARGATLYLPDQTIGMLPDALVERSGLGLADTSPALSISLDLDPDGNADAVDVQLTTVRVTRLSYLEAQQRLEAGEEPFVTLARLARASRELREAEGALSIDLPEVRVKAGADGASVTPLPKPEMRFVVQECMTLAGWAAAIYADDHSLPLPFATQDAPTREVRGESLGAQWARRKTLARTRFQPAPGPHHGMGLDLYAQATSPMRRYLDLVVHQQLRAHLTGTPLLPGKEVAARVAQAVMNADATRQAERLSRRHHTLRFVAAQPEREWDAVVVDRRGPGATLLIPDLAFDLPLSTPAPVGTALRVRLTDVNLPALTVRARVV, from the coding sequence ATGACCTCTGCCTCGCCCGCCGTTCCGGACCTGACCCCCGCGCAGCGCACGGAGGTGGAACTTGTGGCGCGCGGCAAGCAGCCTAAAAGCCGGACCCTGCGCGAGCTGGGGCAGCCCGAGACGCCCGAGGCGGCCCACGCGTTGCTGCTGCGGCTGGGCCTGTGGGACGAGGCCCGCACGCCCTACGCCGACCGGCTGGGCGCGGCTCTGCAACCGGTGACGCTGGAGGTGCCGCCCTTTGCCGAGGAACCCCGGCTCGACCTGACGCACCTGCCCGCTTACGCCATCGACGACGAGGGCAACCGCGACCCCGACGACGCGGTGGGAATCGAGGCGCTGGGGGGCGGCCTGACCCGGCTGTGGGTCCACGTGGCCGACGTGGCGGCGCTGGCCCCGGCGGGCAGCCCGTTGGATGAGGAAGCGCGGGCGCGCGGGGCGACCCTCTACCTGCCCGACCAGACCATTGGGATGCTGCCCGACGCCCTGGTCGAGCGCAGCGGCCTGGGCCTGGCGGACACGTCCCCGGCGCTCTCGATCTCGCTGGACCTCGACCCGGACGGCAACGCGGACGCGGTGGACGTGCAGCTCACCACCGTGCGGGTGACCCGGCTGAGCTACCTGGAGGCCCAGCAGCGGCTGGAGGCGGGCGAGGAACCCTTCGTGACCCTGGCCCGCCTGGCCCGCGCCAGCCGCGAGCTGCGCGAGGCGGAAGGCGCCCTGTCCATCGACCTGCCGGAGGTGCGGGTCAAGGCGGGCGCGGACGGCGCCTCGGTCACGCCGCTGCCCAAGCCCGAGATGCGCTTCGTGGTGCAGGAATGCATGACGCTGGCAGGCTGGGCCGCCGCCATCTACGCCGACGACCACAGCCTCCCGCTGCCCTTCGCCACCCAGGACGCGCCCACCCGCGAGGTGCGCGGCGAGTCGCTGGGTGCCCAGTGGGCGCGGCGCAAGACGTTGGCGCGCACCCGCTTTCAGCCTGCGCCGGGGCCGCATCACGGCATGGGCCTCGACCTCTACGCGCAGGCGACCAGCCCGATGCGGCGGTACCTCGATCTGGTGGTTCACCAGCAGCTGCGGGCGCACCTGACCGGCACGCCGCTCCTCCCCGGCAAGGAGGTCGCCGCGCGGGTCGCGCAGGCCGTGATGAACGCCGACGCCACCCGCCAGGCCGAGCGCCTCAGCCGCAGACACCACACCCTGCGCTTCGTGGCGGCCCAGCCGGAGCGCGAGTGGGACGCGGTGGTCGTGGACCGGCGCGGCCCGGGGGCCACCCTGCTGATCCCCGACCTCGCCTTCGACCTGCCGCTGAGCACCCCGGCCCCGGTCGGCACAGCGCTGCGGGTGCGCCTGACGGACGTGAATCTCCCGGCCCTGACCGTGCGGGCCAGGGTCGTCTGA
- a CDS encoding agmatine deiminase family protein: MRHFSPSDPTPRDLGFAMPPEWAAHAATWMSWPANDDLWFGHLAGVREEYAELVRTIARFEPVELLVRDEESEADARKRLGDLAAFAFPVTLHRVPLDDVWVRDNGPIFVRDAGGRVSLVNWRFNAWGGKFEWQHDDRVPEYVAAHLRLPHWDRPEVLEGGGLEVNGAGVGLTTRSCLLTPTRNPGLTELDYAGRLRETLGVEKLLWLDGGLENDHTDGHIDTITRFTDEQTVVTSVAGDEADANHPVMAKNLAELRGMTDRHGQPFRVVELPLPATRLEGAEGRLPPTYANFYIGNGFVVVPLYGDPNDARALEVLRPLFPGREVIGLSSRKIIEGGGSFHCMTQQQPAGTLWTGE, from the coding sequence ATGCGTCACTTCTCCCCCAGCGACCCCACGCCCCGCGACCTGGGTTTTGCCATGCCGCCCGAGTGGGCCGCGCACGCCGCGACCTGGATGAGCTGGCCCGCTAACGACGACCTGTGGTTCGGCCACCTCGCCGGGGTGCGGGAGGAATACGCGGAGCTGGTGCGGACCATCGCCCGCTTCGAACCGGTCGAGCTGCTGGTGCGCGACGAGGAGAGCGAGGCCGACGCGCGGAAGCGGCTGGGCGACCTCGCCGCGTTCGCCTTTCCGGTCACCCTGCACCGCGTGCCCCTCGACGACGTGTGGGTCCGGGACAACGGCCCGATCTTCGTGCGGGACGCCGGGGGCCGGGTGTCGCTGGTGAACTGGCGCTTCAACGCCTGGGGCGGCAAGTTCGAGTGGCAGCACGACGACCGCGTCCCCGAGTACGTCGCCGCGCACCTGCGGCTCCCCCACTGGGACCGCCCCGAGGTGCTCGAAGGCGGCGGCCTGGAGGTCAACGGCGCGGGCGTGGGCCTGACCACGCGGTCGTGCCTGCTGACCCCGACGCGCAATCCCGGCCTGACCGAGCTGGACTACGCCGGGCGGCTGCGGGAGACCCTGGGGGTCGAAAAGCTGCTGTGGCTGGACGGCGGCCTGGAAAACGACCACACCGACGGCCACATCGACACCATCACCCGCTTCACGGACGAGCAGACGGTCGTCACCAGCGTGGCCGGGGACGAGGCGGACGCCAACCACCCCGTGATGGCGAAGAATCTGGCCGAGCTGCGCGGCATGACCGACCGGCACGGCCAGCCTTTCCGGGTCGTGGAGCTGCCCCTCCCCGCGACCCGGCTGGAGGGCGCGGAGGGAAGGTTGCCGCCCACCTACGCGAACTTCTACATCGGCAACGGGTTCGTGGTGGTGCCGCTGTACGGCGACCCCAACGACGCCCGCGCGCTGGAGGTGCTGCGGCCCCTTTTTCCCGGCCGCGAGGTGATCGGGCTGTCCAGCCGCAAGATCATCGAGGGCGGCGGGTCCTTTCACTGCATGACCCAGCAGCAGCCTGCCGGAACGCTGTGGACCGGGGAGTAA
- a CDS encoding GNAT family N-acetyltransferase translates to MDRGVTPLGGGYQARPITLDTYRDACARLEGRIFGGTWLYAFDPPAKAPPPLGESFQWGLYHGQDLIGWHHAHQRDERTVYMADTGLLPEHQGRGVYTRLLPHLLDAFHAAGYTLVTSRHRATNNRVIVPKLRAGFFVQGLNLYEGGLNVALTLSLDPAYREAMHVRSGLRQATGEAARRLGLRVAGPPERAGPEVPRLPLPPAEGEDLDLGGGYTLRRVSNAVYREIYARLEDAAYDTVTFDWGETPGLTRPGHPAFAWLIGHAGEVVGWHSARQWDERTLYMSNTALLPAHRGRGLYTRLLPALLATFEGEGYTLIRSHHHATNNAVLVPKLRAGFRLQGLEVNHHGVMAVLVYSFGGPYREYMDLRSGLMGPKGEVARRLGLDLSEDEA, encoded by the coding sequence GTGGACCGGGGAGTAACCCCGCTGGGCGGCGGCTACCAGGCCCGCCCGATCACGCTAGACACCTACCGCGACGCCTGCGCCCGGCTGGAGGGGCGCATCTTCGGCGGAACCTGGCTCTACGCTTTCGACCCGCCCGCCAAGGCGCCGCCGCCGCTGGGCGAGAGCTTCCAGTGGGGCCTGTACCACGGTCAGGACCTGATCGGCTGGCACCACGCCCACCAGCGGGACGAGCGGACGGTCTATATGGCCGACACCGGCCTGCTGCCCGAGCACCAGGGGCGCGGCGTGTATACCCGCCTGCTGCCGCACCTGCTGGACGCCTTCCACGCGGCGGGCTACACCCTGGTCACCAGCCGCCACCGGGCGACCAACAACCGGGTGATCGTGCCCAAGCTGCGGGCGGGGTTTTTCGTTCAGGGCCTGAACCTCTACGAGGGCGGCCTGAACGTGGCGCTGACGCTGAGCCTGGACCCTGCGTACCGCGAGGCGATGCACGTCCGCAGCGGGCTGAGGCAGGCGACGGGCGAGGCGGCGAGGCGGCTGGGCCTGCGGGTCGCGGGACCGCCGGAGCGGGCCGGGCCGGAGGTGCCCCGGCTGCCCCTGCCCCCCGCCGAGGGCGAGGACCTGGACCTGGGGGGCGGGTACACCCTGCGGCGCGTGTCCAATGCGGTGTACCGCGAGATCTACGCGCGGCTGGAGGACGCCGCCTACGACACGGTGACGTTCGACTGGGGCGAGACGCCGGGGCTGACCCGGCCCGGGCACCCGGCTTTCGCGTGGCTGATCGGCCACGCGGGAGAGGTCGTGGGCTGGCACTCGGCGCGGCAGTGGGACGAGCGCACCCTCTACATGAGCAACACGGCCCTGCTGCCCGCCCACCGGGGCCGGGGACTGTACACCCGTCTGCTGCCCGCCCTGCTCGCCACCTTCGAGGGCGAGGGCTACACGCTGATTCGCAGCCACCACCACGCCACCAACAACGCCGTGCTGGTGCCCAAACTGCGCGCGGGCTTTCGCCTGCAAGGGCTGGAGGTCAACCACCACGGCGTCATGGCGGTGCTGGTCTACAGCTTCGGCGGCCCGTACCGCGAGTACATGGACCTTCGCAGCGGGTTGATGGGCCCCAAAGGTGAGGTGGCCCGCCGCCTGGGCCTGGATTTGAGCGAGGATGAGGCATGA
- the aguB gene encoding N-carbamoylputrescine amidase, whose translation MTPTPPKQAPQHVSLAVIQMHMSSQLEDNVARAEAHVREAARQGAQVVLLPELFENLYFCQVEREDYFALSHPLEGHPFIGRFQNLASELGVVLPLSYFEQAGQAHYNSLVCIDADGTVLGNYRKTHIPDGPGYEEKYYFAPGDTGFKVWPTRFGRVGVGICWDQWYPETARAMMLLNADFLLYPTAIGSEPAEVETPNTYQMWQRAMVGHAVSNSTYVGSSNRIGTERVGDLEQTYYGHSFISDYTGEIVAELGETEEGPLLHTLDLVEARKFRAGMGFFRDRRPELYGALLTTDGVTRRG comes from the coding sequence ATGACCCCCACGCCCCCCAAGCAGGCGCCCCAGCACGTGAGCCTGGCCGTGATCCAGATGCACATGTCCAGCCAGCTCGAAGACAACGTGGCCCGCGCCGAGGCCCATGTCCGCGAGGCGGCCCGGCAGGGCGCGCAGGTCGTGCTGCTGCCCGAGCTGTTCGAGAACCTGTACTTTTGCCAGGTCGAGCGCGAGGACTACTTCGCGTTGAGCCATCCCCTGGAGGGGCATCCCTTTATCGGGCGCTTTCAGAATCTGGCCTCTGAGCTTGGCGTGGTGCTGCCCCTCTCGTACTTCGAGCAGGCGGGGCAGGCGCACTACAACTCGCTGGTGTGCATCGACGCCGACGGCACGGTGCTGGGCAACTACCGCAAGACCCACATCCCCGACGGCCCCGGCTACGAGGAGAAGTACTACTTCGCCCCCGGCGACACCGGCTTCAAGGTCTGGCCGACCCGCTTCGGGCGCGTGGGCGTGGGCATCTGCTGGGACCAGTGGTACCCCGAAACCGCCCGCGCGATGATGCTGCTGAACGCCGACTTCCTGCTGTATCCCACCGCCATCGGCAGTGAGCCTGCCGAGGTCGAGACGCCCAACACCTACCAGATGTGGCAGCGGGCGATGGTCGGGCACGCGGTGAGCAACTCGACCTACGTCGGTTCCAGCAACCGCATCGGCACCGAGCGGGTGGGGGACCTGGAGCAGACCTACTACGGCCACTCCTTCATCTCCGACTACACGGGCGAGATCGTGGCCGAACTGGGCGAGACCGAGGAGGGGCCGCTGCTGCATACCCTCGACCTGGTGGAAGCAAGAAAATTCCGCGCAGGGATGGGCTTTTTCCGCGACCGCCGCCCCGAGCTGTACGGCGCGCTGCTGACGACGGACGGGGTGACCCGGCGGGGCTGA
- a CDS encoding class I SAM-dependent methyltransferase: MDEAALNGIGAYYGQDREHLRLSRGSNQLEFERTQELVSRWLPSPPATVLDVGGGTGPYARWLLSRGYAVHLLDVVPLHIERVRADPSLDALASANVGDARALPYPDASADAALLLGPLYHLTRREDRLLALREVRRCLKPGGVLLAACITRTASTLDGLLAGLDADERFRQMRDQTLESGLHDPPDAAQGWFTRAYFHRPEELRQELEEAGFSGVRLYAIEGLGNLVPDFEARWNDPEQRGRLLDAVRRTEEDPSLFGISAHLLAVGSNPA, translated from the coding sequence ATGGACGAAGCCGCATTGAACGGGATAGGGGCTTATTACGGGCAGGACCGGGAACACCTTCGACTGAGCCGGGGCAGCAACCAGTTGGAATTCGAGCGGACGCAGGAACTCGTTTCGCGCTGGCTGCCCTCGCCTCCGGCGACGGTCCTCGATGTGGGCGGCGGGACCGGCCCCTATGCCCGTTGGCTGCTCTCACGCGGGTATGCGGTGCATCTGCTGGACGTGGTGCCCCTGCACATCGAACGGGTCCGCGCCGACCCCAGCTTGGACGCGCTGGCCTCAGCCAATGTGGGCGACGCCCGCGCCCTGCCTTACCCGGACGCTTCCGCCGACGCCGCGCTTCTGCTGGGGCCGCTGTACCACCTGACCCGGCGCGAGGACCGGCTGCTCGCGCTGCGGGAAGTGCGGCGGTGCCTGAAGCCGGGAGGCGTCCTTCTCGCCGCCTGCATCACCCGCACGGCCAGCACACTCGACGGGCTGTTGGCGGGACTGGACGCCGACGAGCGCTTCCGGCAGATGCGGGACCAGACGCTGGAGAGCGGCCTGCACGATCCACCAGACGCCGCGCAGGGCTGGTTTACCCGTGCCTACTTCCACCGACCAGAAGAATTGCGGCAGGAGCTGGAGGAAGCCGGGTTCAGCGGTGTGCGGCTCTACGCGATAGAAGGGCTGGGCAATCTCGTCCCGGACTTCGAGGCCCGTTGGAACGACCCCGAGCAGCGTGGGCGTCTGCTGGACGCGGTGCGGCGTACCGAGGAGGACCCTTCCCTCTTCGGCATCAGCGCCCACCTGCTGGCGGTCGGCTCGAATCCCGCGTAA
- a CDS encoding class I SAM-dependent methyltransferase → MPHRPHSREWYARLARELGGYRHPWTRELDGPDPELTFDALLQGRLGPGVRVLEAGCGHGPDAARFGGEVGRWMAYDRVPELLAQARVNAPHAEFHLWDGKGAVPDALRGPFDLIVSRRGPTGVILRLPELAAPGARFLYVGPRLEVPQVPERLRGVGWDLLGEWRVSVRAWAPTLSDWATRCA, encoded by the coding sequence ATGCCCCACCGTCCCCATTCCCGCGAGTGGTATGCCCGCCTGGCCCGTGAACTGGGCGGGTACCGCCATCCCTGGACCCGCGAGCTGGACGGCCCCGACCCCGAACTGACCTTTGACGCCCTGCTGCAAGGGCGGCTGGGGCCGGGGGTGCGGGTGCTGGAGGCGGGCTGCGGCCACGGCCCCGACGCGGCTCGCTTTGGGGGCGAGGTTGGGCGCTGGATGGCCTACGACCGGGTGCCGGAACTGCTGGCGCAGGCCCGAGTGAACGCGCCCCACGCCGAGTTCCACCTCTGGGACGGCAAGGGCGCGGTGCCCGACGCGCTGCGCGGCCCCTTCGACCTGATCGTGTCGCGCCGGGGGCCGACGGGCGTGATCTTGCGATTGCCCGAACTCGCCGCGCCGGGTGCCCGGTTCCTGTACGTGGGGCCGAGGCTGGAGGTGCCCCAGGTGCCGGAGCGTCTGCGCGGGGTCGGCTGGGACCTGCTGGGCGAGTGGCGCGTGTCCGTGCGGGCCTGGGCACCGACCCTGTCGGACTGGGCGACCCGCTGCGCGTGA
- the truA gene encoding tRNA pseudouridine(38-40) synthase TruA, giving the protein MLPRPSYAPPPGFVRLRLLLAWDGKDLAGWQSQPHAPSVQDTLHVAFTTLGGEGVFRPVAAGRTDAGVHAEAMPAHIDVPQAFRVPPTKLARALNGQLPPAVAVLEAEQAPPGFHARFSCTERRYSYRLLAAPQRHPLWAGRALHVPGPLDVDAMNAAALPLIGTHDFAAFATQEDRQTVRELRALSVRPGPQVHGGQVWEVQVAGESFLRHMVRGLVGTLLLVGQGKLRGEDVPAILAGRERARAGANVPAQGLTFTGASYDAPASTTYRSSR; this is encoded by the coding sequence ATGCTCCCCCGGCCCAGCTACGCCCCCCCGCCCGGCTTCGTGCGCCTGCGCCTGCTGCTCGCCTGGGACGGCAAGGACCTGGCCGGATGGCAGTCTCAGCCCCACGCGCCGAGCGTGCAGGACACGCTGCATGTGGCCTTCACCACACTGGGGGGGGAGGGGGTGTTCCGCCCGGTCGCCGCCGGACGCACCGACGCCGGAGTCCACGCCGAGGCGATGCCCGCCCACATCGACGTGCCGCAGGCTTTCCGCGTTCCCCCGACCAAACTCGCCCGCGCGCTCAACGGCCAGCTGCCGCCCGCCGTGGCTGTGCTGGAGGCGGAGCAGGCCCCTCCCGGCTTCCACGCCCGCTTCTCCTGCACCGAGCGGCGCTACAGCTACCGGCTGCTGGCGGCTCCGCAACGCCATCCGCTGTGGGCGGGCCGCGCCCTGCATGTGCCGGGGCCGCTGGACGTGGACGCCATGAACGCCGCCGCCCTCCCGCTGATCGGCACCCACGACTTCGCCGCCTTCGCCACCCAGGAAGACCGGCAGACGGTGCGTGAGCTGCGGGCGCTCTCGGTTCGGCCCGGTCCCCAGGTCCACGGCGGACAGGTCTGGGAGGTTCAGGTCGCGGGCGAGAGCTTCCTGCGCCACATGGTGCGCGGGCTGGTGGGCACCCTGCTGCTGGTGGGACAGGGCAAGCTGCGCGGGGAGGACGTGCCCGCCATCCTCGCCGGGCGCGAGCGGGCGCGGGCGGGGGCGAACGTGCCCGCGCAGGGGTTGACGTTCACGGGGGCGAGTTACGACGCCCCGGCGAGCACCACATACCGCTCCTCGCGGTAG
- a CDS encoding M23 family metallopeptidase has translation MNPVLIRRSSGVSRPLAARRGLLAAALLVGALLAPAAGAASSYRIRPGDNLTVIAARAGVSLSALRAANPGLRNANQVQAGRVLRVPDRQLPARTYRVRSGENLTVIARRHGLTLSGLLNANPQYRGGRVVRIGATLKIPARRVAARTAPARSGGAATVRAASIRVSAAPASSAGWLWPVRGYAAVSSDFGPRVLEGEREMHYGVDIVAPHGSPVRAARSGRVIESRADFERGWGWTVVIEHPDGWITRYAHLSANLIRAGEPVAQGQVIGRVGNTGRSTGTHLHFGTYLRWNPKDPLSLYE, from the coding sequence GTGAACCCCGTTCTCATCCGGCGCTCCTCGGGAGTCTCCCGGCCTCTGGCGGCGCGGCGCGGCCTGCTCGCGGCGGCGCTGCTGGTGGGCGCCCTGCTGGCTCCCGCCGCCGGGGCGGCCAGCAGCTACCGCATCCGCCCCGGCGACAACCTGACCGTGATCGCCGCGCGGGCGGGCGTGAGCCTCTCGGCGCTGCGGGCCGCCAACCCCGGCCTGCGCAACGCCAATCAGGTGCAGGCGGGCCGGGTGCTGCGGGTTCCCGACCGCCAATTGCCTGCCCGCACGTACCGGGTCCGCAGCGGGGAGAACCTGACCGTGATCGCGCGGCGCCACGGCCTGACGCTCTCGGGGCTGCTGAACGCCAATCCGCAGTACCGGGGCGGCCGGGTGGTCCGCATCGGCGCCACCCTGAAGATTCCGGCGCGCCGGGTGGCGGCCCGCACTGCCCCGGCCCGCAGCGGCGGCGCGGCGACCGTGCGGGCCGCTTCTATCCGGGTCAGCGCGGCTCCCGCCTCCTCGGCGGGGTGGCTGTGGCCGGTGCGGGGGTACGCCGCCGTGAGCAGCGACTTCGGCCCGCGCGTGCTGGAGGGCGAGCGCGAGATGCACTACGGGGTGGACATCGTGGCTCCGCACGGCTCGCCGGTCCGGGCGGCCCGCTCCGGGCGGGTCATCGAGTCGCGCGCCGACTTCGAGCGAGGCTGGGGCTGGACGGTCGTGATCGAGCATCCGGACGGCTGGATCACCCGCTATGCCCACCTCAGCGCCAACCTGATCCGGGCCGGCGAGCCGGTCGCGCAGGGTCAGGTGATCGGCCGGGTGGGCAACACCGGCCGCAGCACCGGCACCCACCTGCATTTCGGCACCTACCTGCGCTGGAATCCCAAAGACCCCCTGAGCCTCTACGAGTGA
- a CDS encoding PadR family transcriptional regulator, which yields MDAQQLKGHLDLLLLASLEHAPRYGGQIIADVQASTDGYFSLREGTLYPALHRLERAGWIRGEFQVLPRGGSPVKVYALTPGGRDELSAQRERYERFSAAVRGVIGRPA from the coding sequence ATGGACGCCCAGCAGCTCAAAGGCCACCTCGACCTGCTTTTGCTCGCCAGCCTCGAACACGCGCCGCGCTACGGCGGACAGATTATCGCCGACGTGCAGGCCAGCACGGACGGGTATTTCAGCTTGCGGGAAGGAACCCTGTACCCGGCGCTGCACCGGCTGGAAAGGGCCGGGTGGATCAGGGGGGAGTTTCAGGTGCTGCCGCGCGGCGGCTCGCCCGTCAAGGTCTATGCCCTCACGCCGGGCGGGCGGGACGAACTGAGCGCCCAGCGCGAGCGCTACGAACGCTTCAGCGCCGCCGTGCGCGGCGTGATCGGGCGACCGGCATGA
- the surE gene encoding 5'/3'-nucleotidase SurE produces the protein MTSQPLTGRPRLLVANDDGIFSPGIKALALALADVGEVVVVAPDVEQSAVGHGITIRRPLRFKHTASAGFGAMPAYRVDGTPADCVVLGVHLLGTPDLVVSGINLGPNLGDDLTHSGTVAAAIEGLALGIPAIALSQQGSPEGEYSFTAAAAYAARLAREVLEQGLPPRVLLNVNFPARPARGVRVTRVGEHRWEDSIVTRQDPEGREYHWVAGQSQAPDAHDLNTDYGAVHAGYVSVTPVRLDLTARDLLDEVAGYVPEV, from the coding sequence ATGACTTCCCAGCCTCTGACGGGTCGCCCGCGACTGCTGGTCGCCAACGACGACGGCATCTTCTCGCCCGGCATCAAGGCGCTGGCGCTGGCCCTGGCCGACGTGGGCGAGGTGGTGGTCGTCGCGCCCGACGTGGAGCAGTCGGCGGTGGGGCACGGCATCACCATTCGCCGCCCGCTGCGCTTCAAGCACACGGCGTCGGCGGGTTTCGGGGCCATGCCCGCGTACCGGGTGGACGGCACGCCCGCCGACTGCGTGGTGCTGGGGGTACATCTGCTGGGGACCCCCGACCTGGTGGTCAGCGGCATCAACCTGGGACCGAATCTGGGAGACGACCTGACGCACTCCGGCACGGTCGCGGCGGCCATCGAGGGGCTGGCGCTGGGCATTCCCGCCATCGCCCTGAGCCAGCAGGGCAGCCCCGAGGGCGAGTACAGCTTCACGGCGGCGGCGGCCTACGCCGCGCGGCTGGCGCGCGAGGTGCTCGAACAGGGGCTGCCGCCGCGCGTGCTGCTCAACGTCAACTTTCCGGCCCGTCCGGCGCGCGGCGTGCGGGTGACCCGGGTGGGCGAGCACCGCTGGGAAGATTCCATCGTGACCCGCCAGGACCCGGAAGGCCGCGAATACCACTGGGTCGCGGGCCAGAGCCAGGCCCCCGACGCCCACGACCTGAACACCGACTATGGCGCGGTGCACGCCGGGTACGTCAGCGTGACCCCCGTGCGCCTCGACCTGACCGCCCGCGACCTGCTGGACGAGGTCGCGGGGTACGTGCCGGAGGTATAG
- a CDS encoding response regulator: MTRPLRLLLVDDSFMDRHLAEEVFADYAQLCRVSTVASGQAALDTLLAPGATLPDVVLLDINMPGMSGFEVLSAMKAHPQLVQIPVVMLTTSNHDQDITRAYTLHASSYLIKSVNFQEFVAQVEGFLEFWTKTRLTSWPEATA, translated from the coding sequence GTGACCCGGCCGCTGCGTCTCTTGCTGGTCGACGACAGCTTCATGGACCGCCACCTGGCCGAGGAGGTCTTTGCCGACTACGCCCAGCTGTGCCGGGTGAGCACCGTCGCCAGCGGACAGGCGGCCCTCGATACCCTGCTGGCGCCGGGCGCGACCTTGCCCGACGTGGTGCTGCTGGACATCAACATGCCGGGCATGTCGGGCTTCGAGGTGCTGAGCGCCATGAAGGCCCACCCCCAGCTGGTGCAGATTCCGGTGGTGATGCTGACCACCTCCAACCACGACCAGGACATCACCCGGGCCTATACCCTGCATGCCAGCTCGTACCTGATCAAGTCGGTGAACTTTCAGGAGTTCGTGGCCCAGGTCGAGGGCTTCTTGGAGTTCTGGACCAAGACCCGCCTGACCTCCTGGCCCGAAGCGACCGCCTGA
- a CDS encoding Na+/H+ antiporter subunit E, which translates to MRSAGFNLLLALVWALFLGEVSLRSLALGFLIGFVILALFRRALGATPYVRSVLGALALTGYFLWELVRANLHMALLALRAHPRLNPLIVGVPLRLEGDVPLTLLASLTGLLPGTVALGFSPDRRVLYVHALGMDDARAARASVLAVERRLLRLTGGSGAEEATPRPPRR; encoded by the coding sequence TTGAGAAGTGCAGGCTTCAACCTGCTGCTGGCGCTGGTCTGGGCGCTGTTTCTGGGCGAAGTCAGCCTGCGGTCGCTGGCGCTGGGCTTCTTGATCGGCTTCGTGATTCTGGCGCTGTTTCGCCGGGCGCTGGGGGCCACCCCCTATGTCCGCAGCGTGCTGGGGGCGCTGGCGCTCACCGGGTATTTCCTGTGGGAACTGGTGCGCGCCAACCTGCATATGGCGCTGCTGGCCCTGCGCGCCCACCCGCGCCTGAACCCGCTGATCGTGGGCGTGCCGCTGCGGCTGGAAGGCGACGTGCCGCTGACCCTGCTCGCCTCGCTGACGGGGCTTTTGCCGGGCACGGTGGCGCTGGGCTTCTCCCCCGACCGCCGGGTGCTGTATGTCCACGCGCTGGGCATGGACGACGCCCGCGCGGCGCGGGCCAGCGTGCTGGCGGTCGAGCGGCGGCTGCTGCGCCTGACCGGCGGTTCCGGCGCCGAGGAGGCTACTCCGCGCCCTCCTCGGCGCTGA
- a CDS encoding YqhA family protein: MTRTRSQPAEEPSKREWFSDLIGRTRFVVLIAVIAVLLVAFSLFLQGTLLALTTIYETWRETFERGITSQSSTLAVEFLEVVGTMLKAVVFYLIGVGLYSLFITPLNLTSALGVESLSDLEQKVISVVIVILGVTFLEHFIRWEEPLETLYFAGALALAGGALVFFQQVHKGSGGDLQQPEAKIRARRELFEHDTEQRHIAEQEVARAERATKAKAEGRVSAEEGAE, encoded by the coding sequence ATGACCCGCACCCGGTCCCAACCTGCCGAAGAACCCTCCAAGCGCGAGTGGTTCAGTGACCTGATCGGCCGCACGCGCTTCGTGGTGTTGATCGCCGTGATCGCCGTGCTGCTGGTTGCCTTCAGCCTGTTTTTGCAAGGCACGCTGCTCGCGCTGACGACCATCTACGAGACCTGGCGCGAGACCTTCGAGCGCGGCATCACCAGCCAGTCGAGCACGCTGGCGGTCGAGTTTCTGGAGGTCGTGGGCACCATGCTCAAGGCGGTGGTCTTTTACCTGATCGGGGTGGGGCTGTACTCGCTCTTTATCACGCCGCTCAACCTGACCTCGGCGCTGGGGGTCGAGAGCCTGTCGGACCTGGAGCAAAAGGTCATCTCGGTGGTAATCGTGATTCTGGGCGTGACCTTTCTGGAGCACTTCATCCGCTGGGAAGAGCCGCTGGAGACGCTGTACTTCGCCGGGGCGCTGGCGCTGGCCGGCGGGGCGCTGGTGTTTTTTCAGCAGGTGCACAAGGGCAGCGGGGGTGACCTCCAGCAGCCGGAGGCCAAGATCCGCGCCCGGCGCGAACTGTTCGAGCACGACACCGAGCAGCGCCACATCGCCGAGCAGGAGGTGGCGCGGGCCGAGCGCGCCACCAAGGCCAAGGCCGAGGGCCGGGTCAGCGCCGAGGAGGGCGCGGAGTAG